The sequence below is a genomic window from Candidatus Methylomirabilota bacterium.
GCCCGGCCAGTTCCGGAGCCGCCGCGACTGGTATCTCAACTGCGCGATCGTCATCGAGACGACGCTCTCACCGAACGCCCTGCTCGAGCACCTGCAGCAGATCGAGACGGGGCTGGGCCGCGAGCGCTCCACCGTCACGCCGGAGGCGGCGCGCTTCGCGCCGCGCACGCTGGACATCGATATCCTTTTCTACGAGGAACGCGTGATCAGCGTGCCGGACCGACTCCAGATTCCCCACCTGCTCCTGCACGAACGCGCCTTCGTCCTGCGTCCGCTCGCCGAGCTGGCGCCGGAGCTGGAGCACCCCACGCTCTACCGCACCGTCCGCCAGCTGCTGGAGGAGCTGGAGGACGAGCACGACGTCCAGCGCGGCGATTACCCCGCCCGCTGGTTCGAGGACTGAGCCCCCGTGGCGACCGAACCCGAGTTCCGACGCCAGGCGCTCGAGCATCTCGACGCTCTCTACAACTTCGCCGTGTATCTCACCCGGAAACCCTCCGAGGCGGAGGACCTGGTCCAGGAGACCTACCTCCGGGCGCTCCGGTTCTCCCACCGCTTCCAGCCGGGAACTCACCTCCGTGCGTGGTTGTTTCAAATTCTGAGGAATACATTCTTGACGTTTTATCGGCT
It includes:
- the folK gene encoding 2-amino-4-hydroxy-6-hydroxymethyldihydropteridine diphosphokinase; protein product: MARVYLSLGSNLGDRLALLRAAVATLRRTAGIEFVAASRLYETEPWESEPGQFRSRRDWYLNCAIVIETTLSPNALLEHLQQIETGLGRERSTVTPEAARFAPRTLDIDILFYEERVISVPDRLQIPHLLLHERAFVLRPLAELAPELEHPTLYRTVRQLLEELEDEHDVQRGDYPARWFED